From the genome of Candidatus Electrothrix communis, one region includes:
- a CDS encoding PTS sugar transporter subunit IIA has protein sequence MIELTEQCIVLELEATNKEGLLEEMAGAAQKNNPELKSEIIQQVLMEREQLGSTGVGNGVAIPHGKLHGLEQCMVCFGRSTKGIGFEAKDNKPVHLVVMILSPMNMAEEYLQTLARVSKLMNNESKRNKFLHASSKKSIQQLFNVP, from the coding sequence ATGATAGAACTCACAGAGCAATGTATAGTCCTTGAATTAGAAGCTACCAATAAAGAGGGCCTTCTTGAAGAAATGGCCGGAGCTGCCCAAAAGAACAATCCTGAGCTGAAGTCTGAGATCATACAGCAGGTGCTGATGGAGCGGGAGCAACTCGGTTCAACCGGTGTTGGAAACGGCGTGGCCATTCCCCATGGAAAATTGCATGGGCTTGAGCAATGTATGGTTTGTTTTGGAAGATCAACAAAGGGAATCGGGTTTGAGGCAAAGGATAACAAACCTGTTCATCTTGTTGTGATGATTCTCTCCCCCATGAATATGGCTGAGGAGTACCTGCAAACTTTGGCCAGGGTCAGTAAATTGATGAATAATGAGAGCAAGAGGAATAAATTTCTCCACGCTAGCAGTAAAAAAAGCATTCAACAGCTTTTTAATGTACCATAA
- a CDS encoding ATP synthase F0 subunit B encodes MISVDITVLIHLINMIALMFILNKVLYKPIIEIMEKRQDELDALSNDVEKYERNAKDRQAKVDKKMREASAKAKEALDAARNQAAKAGAEKLAIVRREAEGEKEKQLAEVHAEFEGTRKELLGNMEDFAQEMASKILGRSLEA; translated from the coding sequence ATGATTTCAGTCGATATCACGGTGCTCATTCACCTCATTAATATGATAGCTTTAATGTTTATCCTTAATAAGGTTTTATACAAGCCTATCATTGAGATTATGGAAAAACGGCAGGATGAGCTGGATGCTCTGAGTAATGACGTTGAAAAATACGAGCGAAACGCCAAGGATCGCCAGGCAAAAGTGGATAAGAAAATGCGGGAAGCTTCAGCCAAAGCCAAGGAAGCATTAGATGCGGCCAGAAATCAGGCGGCAAAGGCAGGTGCTGAAAAGCTGGCTATTGTTCGCCGGGAAGCTGAGGGCGAAAAGGAAAAACAGCTTGCTGAAGTGCATGCCGAGTTTGAGGGAACCCGCAAAGAATTACTGGGCAATATGGAAGACTTTGCCCAGGAGATGGCCTCAAAAATACTGGGAAGGAGTCTGGAAGCATGA
- a CDS encoding ATP synthase F0 subunit B: MKARSMKKIVPILFAVGLCGGMCTLSFAQQHGEEGHPVEQAAVYEQHTEQQAEHQNPAAGTLEGEHGDGALEAHGPAEHSEHAAAGHGESHGEGHVAPMITKAKLWDLLWRALNFAALVFIMVKFLSKPIAAGLGGRKRQIQDELETMQEKRDEAEQAYKAFELRLAGMEGEMLELVEKAKAMAEDEKSRILAEAEASAKEVQRQAEAAVEGALAHAKSKLQAEIAEQAVVMAEELIVKNLTPEDQVAITEQYLERVGAVQ; encoded by the coding sequence ATGAAAGCTCGAAGTATGAAAAAGATTGTTCCGATACTGTTCGCTGTCGGCTTGTGCGGGGGAATGTGTACTCTTTCCTTTGCTCAGCAACACGGCGAAGAGGGACATCCTGTTGAACAGGCTGCTGTGTATGAACAGCATACAGAACAGCAGGCTGAACATCAGAATCCGGCTGCCGGTACACTTGAGGGCGAGCATGGCGATGGTGCTCTAGAAGCGCACGGACCAGCAGAACATTCAGAACATGCTGCTGCTGGTCACGGTGAGAGTCATGGCGAAGGTCACGTCGCGCCCATGATTACCAAAGCAAAGTTATGGGATCTCTTGTGGCGGGCCCTGAACTTTGCCGCTCTCGTTTTTATCATGGTCAAGTTTCTTTCCAAGCCTATTGCAGCTGGATTGGGCGGCAGGAAACGCCAGATTCAGGACGAGTTAGAGACTATGCAGGAGAAACGCGACGAAGCGGAGCAGGCATACAAGGCCTTTGAATTGCGTTTAGCTGGCATGGAAGGCGAAATGCTGGAACTTGTTGAAAAGGCTAAAGCAATGGCTGAGGACGAGAAGTCCAGAATTCTTGCCGAGGCCGAGGCCTCAGCAAAGGAGGTACAGCGCCAGGCTGAAGCCGCAGTAGAAGGAGCTCTTGCTCATGCAAAGAGCAAGCTGCAGGCAGAAATTGCAGAGCAGGCTGTTGTCATGGCTGAGGAGCTGATCGTGAAAAACCTGACTCCAGAAGATCAGGTGGCGATCACTGAACAGTATCTTGAACGTGTGGGTGCGG